The Petrotoga miotherma DSM 10691 region ATTTATGTTCTAAAAAGATTAAAAATGTGTTATAATATTTATCGCATTGGTGAACAAACTAATTTACAATAAGAAGAAGGGAGTGAGAAAGTGGAATTTTTTGAATATATTTCTAGTAGTTCAAGTATCATAATTAGAGAATTTCTAAATCACTTGAAAATTATAGGCTTATCTTTACCTTTTTCTATAGGTATAGGAGTACCAACAGGAATTTTCATATCGAGACATCCTAAAGCCGCAAACATAGTTATCGACATTGCCAGTATTCTGATGACTATTCCAAGTTTGGCGCTTTTTGGAATTATGGTTGTAATTTTGTCTCCTTTTGGAGCTGGCTTAGGGGTTACACCTGCCGTGATTGCTTTGATTATATACTCTTTACTTCCAATTATAAGAAATACATTGGTAGCTATTCAATCTCTTGACCCACAAATGATAGAGGCTGCAAAAGGAATGGGAATGACCGAATCTCAAATATTATTCAAAATCCGTTTACCTTTATCGATCCCTACTATTATGTCCGGGGTAAGAAATGCAGTAGTAATGGGAGTTGGAGTTGCTACTTTAGGATATTTTGTAGCTTCTGGAGGATTAGGATACTTTATTTTTGCTGGCTTAAGTAGGTCAAGGTATCCAATGGTAATAACAGGGGTAATATTGGTTTCAATTTTGGGTGTTTTGGCTAATTATCTTTTGCTAAAATTTGAGGATTTAATTACTCCCAAAGGTCTTAAAATAAAAGATAATGAATAAGATAAAAATCATAGGAGGAACATTGACATGGCAATAAAATTAGTTGATCTCACAAAGAAGTATGGTGATTTCACCGCTGTAAATAATTTAAATATTGAATTTGAAGACAATAAATTAACTATTCTAATTGGTCCGTCTGGATGTGGCAAAACAACTACATTAAAGATGATCAATCGTTTGATTGAAAGAACATCGGGCGATATCCTCTTCAATGGAAAATCGATAGACGATATAAACTCTATACAATTGAGAAGAAGCATAGGTTACGTTATACAAGAAATTGGATTATTCCCTCATATGACTGTATTTGATAACATAGCTGTAGTTCCAAGGCTTTTGAAGTGGACGGAAGAAAAAATAAAAAAGCGGGTATATGATCTACTAGATTTAGTAAATCTTGAGCCAGATATTAATGCTTATAAGTTTCCAGCACAACTATCTGGAGGTCAAAGACAGAGAGTAGGAGTAGCAAGGGGACTTGCAGCTGATCCAGACATACTGCTCATGGATGAACCATTTGGTGCAATAGATCCTATAAATAGAGAAACATTACAAGATGCATTTCTTGAAATTCAAGAGAAGATCAAAAAGACTATTATATTTGTCACGCATGACATAAGGGAAGCTATTAAATTGGGTGATAAAATTGCAATCTTCAAAGATGGTGAATTAGTACAGTACGACGATACACAAAATATTGTTCAAAATCCAAAAAATGATTTTGTAAAGGATATATTAGGGGAAGATAGTCAATTCAAATCTTTGGAATTTGTTAAGGTTAGCGAAGGATTGTACAAAGATATGCAAGTCTTTAAAATTGATGAGGATCTTTCAAAGATTAAAAATACTATACAGAGTAAGTATCCTATCACAATATTTGTTGATAAAAATAACAATTATAAAGGTTTTATAGAAACTAAAAGATTGAACAGAATTAACGATTTATCTAAATTGCAAAGCTCTTTGAAAAAAGATCACGTTACCCCAAAATCAAGCCTTTATGAAGCCTTAAACAAAATACTAAGTTCTTCAAGTACAAATATCCCAGTGGTTACCGATAAACAAAAGGTAATAGGAGTGATCAACTTAAAAGCTATATTTGAACAAATGTCAAATAAAGAAGAGGTATGATGAGGAGGATAATATGGAATTTTTTACATACGTAGCTGAAAACCTTGGTTATATGGGAATAAAGGCTTTGGAACACCTTTATTTGTTCGCAACTTCGTGGGCAATTGCTATAGTCGTTGGAATGGCAATAGGAATCTATGTTACTCGCCCAGGAAGAGAGAAAAGTGGAAGAATAGCCCTTTCAATTACAGGAATAGCCCAAGCGGTCCCAAGTATTGCTGTTATTGCAATTGTTTTTTTATTCATGGGTATCGGTCCTGCCCCTGCAATCTTTGCTCTGTTTTTGTACAGTATAGTGCCTATAACTTTTAACACCGCATCTGGGCTTTTCGGCATTGATAAAAGTATGATTGAAGCAGCAAGAGGCATGGGGATGACTAACAGACAAATCTTGTGGCAAGTAGAAATTCCAAACGCGTTGCCAACTATTTTTTCAGGAATAAGAAATGCAGCCATAATAAATTTAGGGACAGCTACAA contains the following coding sequences:
- a CDS encoding ABC transporter permease, which produces MEFFTYVAENLGYMGIKALEHLYLFATSWAIAIVVGMAIGIYVTRPGREKSGRIALSITGIAQAVPSIAVIAIVFLFMGIGPAPAIFALFLYSIVPITFNTASGLFGIDKSMIEAARGMGMTNRQILWQVEIPNALPTIFSGIRNAAIINLGTATIASAIGAGGLGELIFIGLGTFKFEMILAGAIPVSIMAVLIDFALSIIQNKMTSEGIKLQNE
- a CDS encoding ATP-binding cassette domain-containing protein, giving the protein MAIKLVDLTKKYGDFTAVNNLNIEFEDNKLTILIGPSGCGKTTTLKMINRLIERTSGDILFNGKSIDDINSIQLRRSIGYVIQEIGLFPHMTVFDNIAVVPRLLKWTEEKIKKRVYDLLDLVNLEPDINAYKFPAQLSGGQRQRVGVARGLAADPDILLMDEPFGAIDPINRETLQDAFLEIQEKIKKTIIFVTHDIREAIKLGDKIAIFKDGELVQYDDTQNIVQNPKNDFVKDILGEDSQFKSLEFVKVSEGLYKDMQVFKIDEDLSKIKNTIQSKYPITIFVDKNNNYKGFIETKRLNRINDLSKLQSSLKKDHVTPKSSLYEALNKILSSSSTNIPVVTDKQKVIGVINLKAIFEQMSNKEEV
- a CDS encoding ABC transporter permease, producing the protein MEFFEYISSSSSIIIREFLNHLKIIGLSLPFSIGIGVPTGIFISRHPKAANIVIDIASILMTIPSLALFGIMVVILSPFGAGLGVTPAVIALIIYSLLPIIRNTLVAIQSLDPQMIEAAKGMGMTESQILFKIRLPLSIPTIMSGVRNAVVMGVGVATLGYFVASGGLGYFIFAGLSRSRYPMVITGVILVSILGVLANYLLLKFEDLITPKGLKIKDNE